CGTTTCGTGGAACCGCTTTCCTATCTGGATTTTCTGGGCTTGATGGGAGCGGCGAAAATGGTGCTCACCGATTCCGGCGGCATTCAAAAAGAAGCTTATATTTTGGGAAAACCCTGCGTAACCCTGCGTTCGGAAACAGAATGGATTGAGACTGTGGAAAGCGGCTGGAACCTGCTTTTGCCTGTTGACAGCGCAAGCTTTCCCGGTGTCATTGCTGGTTTTACGCCTCCGGCAGCGCGTCCAGAGCTTTTTGGAAGCGATGTGGCTGCCCGAATTTTGGAGATTTTGGAAAATGCATGAACAATCAAAAAAAGCGCATCTGGTTCTAATCGGCGGCGGCACCTGCAGCGGCAAAACAACCATTGCCAAAGCCATCGGACGCCGCATCGCAAAACTGAAAACGGTCATCATTTCCCACGATAACTACTACCGCGACCTGGCTCATCTGGCTTTGGACGCCCGCACGGAAGTGAATTTTGACCATCCGGATTCCATCGACCAGGAATATCTGGTTCGCGACCTCAAAAAGATGATGGCAGGGGACGCGGTCAACGTTCCGGACTACGATTTTTCCACTCACAGCAGAAGCGAGGGCAAGCTTTGCATTGCCGGCGCGGACGTGATTATTCTGGAAGGCATTTTCGCGCTCTATTACCCTGAACTGCTGGAACTTTCAGACCTCAAAATCTATCTGGATTCGGATTCGGACATTCGCCTCGCAAGACGCATGCAGCGGGACATTTTGGAGCGCGGACGCAACGTTGAAAGCGTGTTGAACCAATATCTGGAAACGGTCAAACCTTCACATCAGGCTTTCATCGAACCCACAAAAAAGAATGCCGACATCATCGTGCCCGGTGAAAAGGAATTCGACCGCGTGCTCTATCTGCTGAACGGATATTTGCAGCACGTAATCCAATCCAGACAGTAAAAAACTTTTTTTGGAAAACCCAGCCGCCAAACAGAAATCTCCGCTTGACAAATACCTTTTGTCTTCAAAACTATTCCCCAGCTATGAATAATGATGAAAAATGCCGGGGACCAGGACCCACAAAATTGAGCAAAGCCGCTTCAGAACAGCGGTTGGGGCGCTTTGTGCTTTCAGAGTGTGAGCGGGGGGAAAGAAGATGCTGATCGCGTCTTTGGTGTTGTTGACCCTGGTTTTAATCGCCAGTATCTTCCATAAAATCAATATTCCCGTAATTATTTTATCGCTGGCCATCGGCATCATTTTCGGCAGTGACGTCACTGGGTTAATCTATTTCGACAACACTGTGTTTGCAAAAGAAGTGGCAAACATCGCGTTGATGTTCATTCTTTTCATCGGCGGTTTTGGCACCAAAAAACAGAGCTTCAAATCCGTTTTGCAACCGGTCAGCCTGCTGGCAACGGTTGGCATCATCACAACAGCGCTCATCACTGGCTTTGTGTTTCATCTTCTCGTTCCCAAAGTGCCATTTCTGTATGCCTTGCTCCTGGGTTCAATTCTGGCTTCAACGGACGCCGCGGCGGTTTTCTCCATCCTGAAAGGCAAAAATGTGGAACACAAGCTCAGGACCCTCACCGAGCTGGAATCTGTGGCAAACGACCCCATGGCAATTGTTTTGACCTTGTTTGTGATTGGTCTTATCCAGGGTACACAGGGCGGAATTCTGAGCTCCATTCTCAATTTTCTTTGGCAGCTTGCGGGCGGAATTGGAATCGGCATCGGAATTGGCTGGCTGGCGGTTTATGTGATGAAAAAAGTCCGCCAGAGCGAGGCGGAATATTTCTTCATCTATATGATTGCCATTGTGTTGTTTAGCTATAGCATTGCCAATGTCAGCCGCGCCAGCGGGATGCTTTCTGTGTTTTTCACCGGACTTGTGATGGGAA
This genomic window from Candidatus Cloacimonadota bacterium contains:
- a CDS encoding potassium/proton antiporter, whose product is MLIASLVLLTLVLIASIFHKINIPVIILSLAIGIIFGSDVTGLIYFDNTVFAKEVANIALMFILFIGGFGTKKQSFKSVLQPVSLLATVGIITTALITGFVFHLLVPKVPFLYALLLGSILASTDAAAVFSILKGKNVEHKLRTLTELESVANDPMAIVLTLFVIGLIQGTQGGILSSILNFLWQLAGGIGIGIGIGWLAVYVMKKVRQSEAEYFFIYMIAIVLFSYSIANVSRASGMLSVFFTGLVMG
- the udk gene encoding uridine kinase, with amino-acid sequence MHEQSKKAHLVLIGGGTCSGKTTIAKAIGRRIAKLKTVIISHDNYYRDLAHLALDARTEVNFDHPDSIDQEYLVRDLKKMMAGDAVNVPDYDFSTHSRSEGKLCIAGADVIILEGIFALYYPELLELSDLKIYLDSDSDIRLARRMQRDILERGRNVESVLNQYLETVKPSHQAFIEPTKKNADIIVPGEKEFDRVLYLLNGYLQHVIQSRQ